The Leptospiraceae bacterium genome includes the window TGAAAGAGGGACTGTATTACCCTGAAATTGACACCTCCCGGAAAAAATCGAGGAAAGTCGCATGACTAAGAATCCTTCTTTACAAGCTTCAGAATCGCTTGGTTTTTGGGCTTCACTTTGGGCAGTTGTAAAAGGCTTTCGAGTCCCCTCTTTGAAAAAATTTCAACAGGATTATTCAACACCATCACAGATAGGGGCAATATCTTCTTTCCTAAATCGCCAAAATACTGATGATTTTCATCAGCTTCAACTAGATTTAGAAAACCGGATATTAAAGTGCAGGCGACAGCTTCTAAATAAACAAGGTCTCCCAAAACCTCGGAAGAGCAAATCCCGCAGTAATTCCCGGGTCGTGAAACAAAGTCTTGCCCGCAGTGAGGGCAACCTACAATGACCGGCCATTTACAGTTTGTACAAAAAAGAATGCCGGGTTCGTTCTCAACCATGGAGAATTCCATGATATGTGAGCATTGCATGTTTGGACATATTGCAAACTTGGAATTTTCCACAGTTCTATATTCACGAAATCAAATTACAAGGCAATCACAAAACAGGAGGTCCGTATGAAGTGCAACCATCCGGAATTGACCCCAAGGGAATACGTGGCAGAACTCATTGAGATGATTGCAGGGGATTATGGGTTCACTAGGCTCGACCGTTTGATGAATCCCAGAATCGAAAAAATTCTCACGAGGCTTGCTATCATGGACCTGTTCATGATGGAAACGGAAAAGGAAAACGAGTTTTGCGAATGGGTAAAACGAAATTTAGCAATCGACAAAAAGGAGAACGCAAATGGCTAACACGAAAAAAGAGGACAGGGTTTCTCACAACTTCGCGGTTATTCACTACAGAACACTCCGTGAAGACGGATTGAATTACAATAGAATATTCGATATTTGCTGGAAGCGGATACCGGAAGCGCTGACCAAAAAACTGAACTGCATAGAGCTTATAGAATATATCAACCTGCATATTTTACCGAAGGTTGTATCCGAACAAAAGGCTCTTCAATCTGCTCCTTCCGCAAGACCCTATTCAAGGGAATCGGCAAGAAAATCCACCCTAGAGGTTTTCGCATGAATTTATTGTCAGCACAGCAACCAGCATTTGGGGAGACAGCTCCCCCGATTTTTTCCAAACGGAGAACAGTCAGAAATTTCTTGAGCGTCAGCATGGGGATGTATTTGGAACCAAAACCCTGCTGCAGAAAAACAGGCGTTACTCGCTACCAGTTCGGTCTTTGCAAAGCTTGTCTTTTGGAGAGATTTAAACCTCTCAGAAAGATCATAGACGAGGTCAGGGGATGAGAATTGTTAATTCAAATTATTATCTTTTGGGGCTTGCTGCACATTTATTTCAAAAAGCTCTCGCACGTTTGAAGCCACAGTCGCCTCAATGGTGTTGGCTACAAGACACGAAGTTCTTCCAGCCTTCATTAATCTCAAACAAAAAAGACGAAAATTGGCAAGCTGGATCAATAGGCTCTTTCGAATATCAAGAGGACCGGTTTTTATGATTTCCCAGCTTCTTTCAATTTTGTATTTGTTTGCATTTTTCATAAACAGATACAAAGCCTGCAATTCATTATCATCAATATCAGTAAAATCATCAGAAGATACCGGAAAATTCAGATCTTCAAGACAATTCTTTTGGAACGCATCAAAGAGCAATCGGAGCGATGAAATTGGCTTTGATACTATAATTATCTTATCCATTTTTCAAATATTCACCACACTCACTCATTCGTCAATTCTCAAACCGGAGGTTATGTAATGTCCCAAAACAGTATACCAGAAGAAGTTCTGAAGAAAATAGAACTAATTCGAAGAAATCTACTTTTGTCACCAATTCCAGCCGAGAAGACACTTGTTATCGCACTTGCTCAAGCGTTTGTCTTTATTGAAAAAAAAGGGCTGAACGATGAGTGGGTTAAATTCAATTCAATCACTCCTGAAAATCCTCCAACTACAGGAGAAAAATCATGAATTCCGACAAAGAGGTTGACGTTCTGTTTTTAAAATCAATCCAAAACGTCAACCTGTCAGGGAAAACTCTCCCCGAAAAACTCAGATTTTTGATGTGGGGAAAACCGCGAAAAACAATTTCGGCGTTATCAAATAAATATTCTCTATCAAAAGAAATATTTTCCAAAGTTATCAAAGGGATCAAAAAATCCAAGCGCATAGAATCGATTTTGCAGGATGAGTGGGGTTTATCTCTATCAGAAATCAGGGAGATTATCCTTGAACATATTCAAAGACTGGAATCAGGAAATCCAATTTCAGACGAGGAGTTGTATGTCTGGCGAAATATTCATACATCCAAGATGAATGGAATGGAGCCGGAATTTGGAATTCAGATGCTAAAGCACTTGGACGGATTAAGTAGCGGAGGAGCCGGAATTATTTTCGCGCCACTCTATTACATACGTAAGCAGAAACGGGATTGGTATTACCGAAACCGCAAGAGGTCTGTCGCATGACGTATCTAAAGGTATTGTATTATTTCCTGAAATATCCGGACAGGTTTTGGCTGGCCATGGATTTGTCCCGAATGAGCGGAATTGAACTTCGCTCGGTTTACCGGGCAATCGGGAAATTGAAAGAGCACCATCTTATATGCGATCATTCCAAGCTGTATTATCTGAATGCGGAAATCATATCTCATCTTTACGGAAAAAAAACAGAGCTTCGGAAAAAACTGGAAAACGGTTCTACGGTCGAAGCATTCAAAATCATCTACAAAAAATACGATTTGGAACTTCTTCTGGCGAAGCACTTTATCGCAGATCCACACGGGGAGTGGACAGCCTCAGAGCTATCTTTACTTTACGGCAGACCGAACTCAACGGTTCAGTCAGCTCTGGAAAAAATGCAAATCTTACAAATCATCAAGGAGGACAGGACAGAACACGAAACCAACAGAACAAACCCGATAAACTATCGTCTCGATGCGATTCTATCGGCTAATCTTTCATCGAAAAAAAACTATTTAATGGAACGAATACAGGAGATGGAAAATGTCTGAAAAAAATGTAAATGTAATATCGCCTTATGAACCGCGAAAAGATTTAGCGATTGATTCGCCGGAAGAGAGGAAATTCCGTGCAGGAGAGCTGATGCTCCGGCTGAAAAACTCGATGACTGAAATGGTTGTGGCTCTCAGGGAAATCCGGGACCGACAGCTATTCAAGGAAATGAATTATGCCAGCTTTCAGGATTTTATCGAGCTTGGATTTCCTCTGAAACCATATCTCGCAGAAAAAATGCTTCTCATTGCCGACAAGTTCGGAACGGGCGATCAGATTCTGGCACTTGCACAAAGCAGCACGGATGAAATGTTTCGTCTCGCAAATCAGGGCATATCTGATAATATCGACGAGGAAGGAATTGTCACTCTCAAAGACGGAACCAAGCAACACATTAAAGAATTGATTTCTGATTTAAAAAAGGAAAACAAACAACTGAAAAACAGACTCACCAAAAAAGAAGAACTCATCCAGAAACAAAGCGAAGAGATTCAAAAATCAAATACGATCATTGAGGAGATTTCGCACAAGACCGGACTGACCGAAGAAGAGATTCAGGCGATAGCGCAGAAGAAAGAAGCTCTTGGAATGATTGACCGAGCGATTGCAGAGGTAACGAAATTTGTCTCTCAGATAAACAGCCATGTCCCAAGACATTTGAATTCGGAAAAGCCGGAAGAAAACACGGAGATTATCGCAAGGATTTCAACTCTCTATGAGGTTCTGAAAATTTCCGAAGCCAACCTGAACAAAACCTGGGAAACGGAGATCTTCGAGTTCAGTCAGAACAAGAGCGTAGCGTGAAACAGAAGGAGACTCGAATGAAAACATTGGATGCATCCGTTATGAATCGTCTTTTTTCGGAATATGAAAATTCTTTTTTGAAAAAAGACAAAAAAGCAAAAGGGATAATTCTGGATGAATTCGAGTCTCTTTTCAACGCAGACAGGGGAGTGTTTTACAGAGCGTGGAAAAAATACTGCAAAGAGAGATCGATTCTGACCGCGTGCAATATTAAGCGAACGAAGAAATCCAGATTATCTCCGGAACGTCAGGCGAAACGCAAAGAAGAACTTCTCAATCTTGCGGCTACCAAGGAGCATTTCAGAGGAACTCCGACCGAAATTACTTCGAAGATTATCAATCCTGAACAATACACGGAAATTGGAGGTTTGTCAACCTCTCAGAAAAATAGACTTCTCCGAGCCGAAGGAATCTCCACACCCATGATGGCTCAGAGAAAACCTTCCACTTCGTGGGTCTGCGAATATTCGAATCAACTCTTTATGGTAGACGCCTCACCGATGGAAGCAATTTTTTTGAATTTCGACAATGAATTGAAATACGATAAGGAAATCAATTTCAAGGACAAGCACGTAAGTGAGATTCTCGTCCAGAAGAAACTCAGGAAAGTGTGGGTTTATTATCTCGTCGATATTTATTCACGAGCGTATCTCGTATATGCGGTTGCAGATTTGCCATCAGGCGAAAATTCAAAGTATCTCGGAGAGAATACAATCGGCTGGCGTAAAGCTTTCACGTATGCGTTCTTGCCGAAAAACTCCCGGATTCCCATGGAAGGCGTCCCTGATGGAGTTTACTCCGATCAGGGTTCTGGTTTAATTTCTAATGACTCAAAAAGTTTTCTGACAACACTCAATCCGGAAATGTGGATTGAAACTCATGTCGCAAAACATCCCTGGGCGAAAGGTCCGGTGGAGTCGAGAATCGGAGCGTGGAAAAGAACGATTGAAAAATTTTTCACGAGAGAGCTTGTAAAGAATTTCGATGATCTTCAACAGAGAATAGAGGATTTTGTTGTCTGGGATAACGAGCGGAAAGGATTTTTTCAGAAATGGATTTCCGGGACGAAAGATCATCCGATAAGGAAAGTCTCACAGAAAAATATCGACGATGCTACAGTCACACTGATAGACAGAATCGTAAACACTTATCAGTGCGTTAGTATCGAAGGAAGAAAATATTATATACCGGATGATGTTCCGGTCGGAGCCAAAGTTGACATCTATCGCAGAGGAGATCAAATTTATGCGCAGCTTCCTGATAATACAATCTCAGTTCTTGATCCGGCAGGACCTGTTTCTCATGGAATCGGATACAAGTCATTAGACGGAAGGGGAATCAAACTTTCCGAGAGACTGCAAAACGTTGAGGAAGTTAAAACAAGAGCCAAGAGCGCCGGAAAAAATCTCACATTCGACAACATCCGTCCGGAATCAACTCCCAATATCGGATTCATCCCTGCAAGAGGAGAAAAAATCGAGACTCACTCGGTTCTTCCCCCTGATAGTTTTGCAACTGCAAAGGATGCTCTGAATTATTTTACCAACGAAACCGGGATCACTCGGGAAGAATCCACAGATATATTTAACGACCTTGAAGGATACTTTAAAGTCTGCGAAAAGAAATTCGGAAAAATTCCGAGCGATTACGTGATAGAGATCGTGAATCACTACGCGAAGCTGACGGGCACGGAAGGCTAAAGTTTACTATGCGAAAAGAACAAACAAAAATACAGGAGCTATAAAATGCAAACAGAGGAAAAATTTATCAAAACAGAAAATGCCGGCAGGATCATGGACGCATCTTCGCAAGCAGTAGAAAAGAACGGATGGCTGGTTGTAATGGGACAACCGGGAACAGGCAAGTCCACCATTTACCAGGAGCTTATCAGGTTCTGGAAGAGCTATCCGAATAAATTTATTTTGATCGAAACGAAATCCTTCAAGCTCGTACAAACCAGGACAAACATTCTCATGAAGAGAATCATCAAGGCAATTAACCCGGATGAGCACGCGCCCGGCGATATTGAAACACGATACGAGAAATTCTCAGGAATTGTCTTATCGATGCGTATAGTAGAAAAAAGAAAGTGATTCTGCTTTTTGATGAGGCTCAGGATTTGAACACAGTTACTTTCCGCGAGCTGAAAAAACTCCATGAACTGAACGGTATGGGAAAGAAAAATCTTTTTTCGATAATCATGTTTGCAAAAAGCACAGTCGGCTTTGAGTCGGTTTTTAACAATCGGGAACTTGGACACAGGATCTGGGTGGAAAGCATGAAGCAGACCAAACCGAAGGAAATATTTCAGATCGCAGAAGAATGCTTTGAGCTAAAATTCAAAGACACGAAGGACGGTAATCAAGCGAAGTCCAAATTCCTGGAAGTGATCGATGGATACCCGGTTACAATAGAACATATTGCAGGGCTACTCTACAGGATTCCCGGCTTTGACGGAAATGTTACCGTGGAAGCAATGCGGAAGTCTTCCTTCCTTAAACATAAAATCGATATGGAATATTACAAGATAACCCAAAGAGAAATCCGGGATTATCTGAAAGCAAAAGGTACACCTGTATCGCTCGGTGCGATTAACAACACTCTCAATGGAGTTAAATCAGACGAACGGGTCGAATCCAGCCTGAGAGAAATAATCGCTCAAAAACAGGAAGCGTTAGGTGAAACCCCTTACATGAGAAAGTCGGCTTAATTTTTAGGCAAAAAAGGAGAGAAAATGGAGCAGAAAATTACAAACGAATCGGAAAAGAAAGAAGCTCTGAAAAGGCTTGTTGACCTCAACGGAGAGTTGAAAAAGAAGAACGGGGATATTTCCAAAATTCAGGAAGAGATTAAAACTTTTGAAAGCCAGATAACGGCTGTTCAGGGAAAAATTGCGGAAGCAAAAAACAGAATTTCTGTTCTGAAAAAGGAAAATCAGGATGAGACAAAAAAATTCCAGAAGGAAGTGGATGAGTTAAAATCTGCGATTGCAGATTACGAAATCTCCACTGCCCTGGATGCGGCGTAAGGAGGTAACGAATGCCAGCAAAAAAGAAAAAAGCAGTTAAGAAAACAGTCCGGAAGACTTTAAGGAGAAAACCCAACAAAGTCCCTCCGGCAAAAATTCACAAAACAACTTCAGGAGGAATAGCAGTGGATATTCCGAATGATATGGAGGCAAAATGAAAAAGAAGACAGACGAAACGTTAGTCGATCTTCCGACCAATGTTTACAAAGATCGCGCTGATCTCACCATGGCTGTTGCGAGCCTCGGAGAGACCAAACGCGAAAGGGACAGAATCAAGAGCGAAACCGACGACCAAATCAGCAAGCTCCAAACAGCCCTCGCAGAACAGTTGAAACCCTTCGACGCAAAAATCCAGCACATTACTGCCGGGATTACTCATTTTGTGGCGAAGCATAAATCGGATTTGTTTTCAGATTCGGAGAGAACCTGCAAACTTACATCCGGTGTTTTGCAACTGCGGACAATTCCTGAAAGCGTCAAAACAAAAACCTCGGCAAAGTTCATCGAAAAAATTCTGACTGAAAACGGACTTTTGGAAAGTTTCAATAAATTTCTCACGAAACTTTCCGGCCTTTTCATAAGAGTCAAACTTGAACTGAACAAGGAACAAATTCTTGCCGATAAGCAAGGTGCAAAGAAAAAAATCGGGATCGAATTTAATAAAGAGTCTGAACGGCTCTACATTAAACCAGGCGAGACCGATGCGGAAATCGAGTCTGAAATGGAAGAGGCCGCATAATGGTTTCTCCAACAGATATAACATTCTTCAACCTGCCCTCCAAAGTGGAGGGCTTTCTTGCTTCCATCGGCCGTAAATACTACCGCGATGTCCGCAAAGAAAGAAACGCCCTGAACGAATTTATGCTACAGAGAGTTCAGCCCAAAGAAGTTTTCGAACTGGTGAAAAAACTGGTCGCTGTCCGAAATCACCAAAACAACCAGAAAGACAAATTCTGGATTGGTGCGACAGAAAACATCTACGGAGCTCTCGCGTATAAAAATCAGATCGAAACCGTTTACGATTCGTTATTCGCTGAAGAAATAAAAAAGGAAGCAGAGAAAGCCGCAAAAAACTGGGAGACTTTTTTAACCTGGGCAAAAAAATCTCTTCCTCCCACGACCGCAAACGAACTCAGCTCGCTTAAAATTAAAACTTTGCTCTTACACGATCTGGATGACAATAACAAGACAATAGTAACAAATGAAATTTTAGTCTATTCCTGCAACGACACCCTATGGCGCTTCATAGAAGCTTATTTTTTCGACTCCGGTTGGAAAGTCGGGAGGGTGGTATGAACAAAATTAAATTTTCTCATACATATATGAAACTTTTCGAATATGACGAAATACCGGTTAAAGAAGCTCAACTTTTAGAAGTTCTAAATATTGAATTAGAAAAACTTTCTGGATATTTCATAACATACGATACTATTTTTTGGGATGAAGGAGAAATGCATCCAGATTTATATCCTTTGCCAGAAAAAGGAGATTATTTGCTATTGATATTTGAAAAAATCTCTGCTCCAAACAGAGATATTTTTACTACACTTCGACGTTATACGCAAGAGAAAGAAAAATATTATAGAGATTCGATTGGAAAAGTTTTCGATGTAGTGATTCAGAAAGGCATCCATGACAAATAACGCATCCATTTTGTCACTGGAAGACAGGGTCAATCTGTACAGACAGGCATTTCCGAAATTTGCAGAACTTCGAATCTTTAACGGGCGAATCGACAGTGGCTGGATTCTCGGAAACGATTACAGAAACACTTCCGGCTACTATGGAGCCTATCCTAACGCTTATCTGAAACGAGTTATGGCAATGTTCCCGGATAAAAACAAAATTCTTCACCTGTTCAGCGGAAAGCTTCCTGCAGGAAATTATGAACGCTTTGATTGCAATGAACTCTCAGGAGCAGAACATATCGGAGACGCTCATCAATTGGAGGAACTTCTCGGAAGTGAACGCTACGATCTGATTCTCGCAGATACTCCATATTCCATTGAAGACGCAGAACATTACGGCACTTCGATGATCAAGCGAAACACAGTCCTTGCCGAATGCCGCAAAATATTGGAACCCGGAGGACATCTGGTCTGGCTCGACCAGGTCTGCCCTCAATACTCAAAGGAAAACTGAAAATGGTGCGCATGGATACCGATTCACATATCCACTAATCGCCGATGCCGTGCAAGCTACTGGTTCGAGAAGGTATAAGATGGATGCAACAAGAAAATTACTTCTGAGACAACGGCTGGATGATCCGGAATATATGGATAAGGCCGTCCATTCAATCGAACAGAATATGGCAGAGGTAGTATCTGATAAAAAATTAACAAGAATCTCAGAAACACTGAGAGCAAAAAGTACTGAAAATGAATTAATCGGAGAGGAACAGAAAATGGAAGAAATGACTTCAGGAATAGAGCAACTTAAGGCAATCCCCCAATTGATAAATGACCTTCGGGAAGAAAATCAAAAACTACCAATACCTCGACGACGGAACCAGATACCCGGATTCAGTGCTATGTTTTCCCAGCGAATGGGAGGCAAACATGCACCCCACTCAAAAGCCTGTTTCACTATTCTGCTTTCTCGTTCAGCTATACTCCAACCCTGGCGACACCATTCTCGACAACTGCATGGGCCATGGAACAACCGGAGTGGCCGCAGTCCAACATCAAAGAAATTTTATCGGCATCGAAAAAGACCCTGAGTATTTCAACCGTGCAAAGGCAAGAATCGAAGCTGAGGAATCTAAAGCTGAAAGGTCGGCAGCGGAGGTAGTATAGAATGATATTGCTTACAAGAAGAGAAGTTATAGAAGCATGGAAAGAAAACAAGTCTAATTGGGATCATTACACTTGCCCATTTTGCAGAAATATTATGACAAAACTTTCTGATAGCGAATATAAATGCACAAACTCTTTTTGTTACGGTGATAACGTTGTAATAAAATTAGATCCTTCATCGGAGGATGTGGAGTGAGTTTAACTCTTCACAAAAGAATATGGGCTTTAAAAAATAAGGCTGGGATAGAAGAAGAAAATTTCCGATTATTTTTACAATCCGTAACTGGAAAATCTTCTACAAAACTTCTTTCAGAACTTGAGCAGAAAAATTTCATCAGAGCAATTTTAAAAATTCATCCTCACCTAAAAAAGAAAGCTAGCAAGTCCGAATTACGAACCCCGGAAAAATATCCTTCGATGGGAAAAAGAGAAGAGAGTCTCGGCTTCTTCGCTTTCATTACTCTGGATCAGCTTAAATATATTCATGATTTAGTTTCTATAATCAACCAGAAACATCTTTACAAATTCACAGAGAACACACTTCCAAAAAGAATGTATGGGAAAGAAGCGAGCAAGTTAAAACGCTGGGAGGCGGTTGCTGTAATTGAAGCTCTTAAAAGGATTTCTCGCAGAGAATTAAAGGAGAAAACTGAAAATAGATGAATCCTTTTTCTGATTATTTCAGCTTTTCAGAACAAAGAAAGACATTAATCGTTTCTTGTTATTCGTCAATATTCTTATAAAAAAACTCTAAAAAGTGCCATTTCCCTTTGATTTTCCCGAATATTTCCGAAATTTCAGTAGCAGATTTAATGCGTTGATTCTATTTCAGTAGTGCGGGGGAGTAAACTCTGTATTGAATGAATTGAATTGCTCAAATAGACCATCGGTAAATAATAATAATTTGTCTCCCGGGAAAAAATTTTCCTCTTTTTCCATATAGATTGAATTATTACGAAGACCGGGTAAATTCCCAGTTTTGGATAGAGTAACTATCTCGCTTTGCTTTATCAATATTTGAGTCGGATGTCCGGCTGACGCATAACGTATCGTGTTATTTATTTTGTCAATATCCACAAGAAAGCACGTAAAAAAATAATTCAGATTTATATATTTGCTTATAAAAATATTATTCATCACATTTAAAAGCATAGAAGGGGAATCAAAATTTTCTTTTAGTGCTTTGTATTCACTGATTATAAGCATTGTAATCATAGCAGCCTGAACTCCATGGCCTGTAGCATCTGCGATCAAAATTCTTATTTTTCCATTCTCCATCTGAGAAATATCAAATAAATCTCCACCTACCACTTCCATCGGAATATACATAGTTTCGATTTGATAAGAGTCAATTTTTTTGATATGAACAGACATTAGTTTGTTTTGAATTCTACTCGCAAAATTCAAATCTTGTCGGATGAGTTTCAGAGAATTTTTTAATTCATTCGTTCTCTCTTCTACAAGTATTTCCAGTTCATTGGAAAGTTTTTCTGACAAATTATAGGCACGTTGATTTTTCACTGCAATTATCACAGCTTGAAAAAGTAGAAAAATTGTTAAACCGAAAGGAGCAATCAGACGATCAAAGCCTCTGATAAACTGCAAATCATACAGAATATCATGGGCTGTACTTCCCAAAACGACCATAATACCGATAAGCATAAATAACCCTGTCTTACTTTTTTTCTCTTTTAATGCGAGAAATACGACTGATAAAATCCAAACAATACTAAAAAATACAATGCCAAAAAAAATATTTCTAATTGTTTGATGAATCAACGAACTAAGCGGGATTACTAAATTTATAACAAAAAGTAAATAGCTCGGATATAAAATAATTTTTTTGTATGTTTGTAGTTTTTTGGGTTCAAACAGTGCTTGAATATATAAAACAAAAACCGCCG containing:
- a CDS encoding host-nuclease inhibitor Gam family protein — translated: MKKKTDETLVDLPTNVYKDRADLTMAVASLGETKRERDRIKSETDDQISKLQTALAEQLKPFDAKIQHITAGITHFVAKHKSDLFSDSERTCKLTSGVLQLRTIPESVKTKTSAKFIEKILTENGLLESFNKFLTKLSGLFIRVKLELNKEQILADKQGAKKKIGIEFNKESERLYIKPGETDAEIESEMEEAA
- a CDS encoding site-specific DNA-methyltransferase, whose translation is MTFGKKIKNYQYLDDGTRYPDSVLCFPSEWEANMHPTQKPVSLFCFLVQLYSNPGDTILDNCMGHGTTGVAAVQHQRNFIGIEKDPEYFNRAKARIEAEESKAERSAAEVV
- a CDS encoding DUF1018 domain-containing protein produces the protein MSLTLHKRIWALKNKAGIEEENFRLFLQSVTGKSSTKLLSELEQKNFIRAILKIHPHLKKKASKSELRTPEKYPSMGKREESLGFFAFITLDQLKYIHDLVSIINQKHLYKFTENTLPKRMYGKEASKLKRWEAVAVIEALKRISRRELKEKTENR
- a CDS encoding SpoIIE family protein phosphatase, whose translation is MRLISFIWVPLFLLSIEILATKNLPVIKGVLDLNQYSTDWSNPIELAGEWEYESKVLIRPENSFSKYVVLPNIWNRLPKSNEDTPMGNRIHRIKIIFPDNLLNSYDYYSVYVKRASTAYQLKVWNSSGQEIGVSEMSGVIGTSKENSWPQRRPIAAFFKPEKTVFVTFQVSNYHHYYGGPGAIVKFGKAETILRDTSIRIAFVGLLQGSLLMIGLYHLILFFIRRRDLPSLWFGVFCIITAFWYLIDENILQWYFYNKKAFYVLQYTFEVCLFSTAAVFVLYIQALFEPKKLQTYKKIILYPSYLLFVINLVIPLSSLIHQTIRNIFFGIVFFSIVWILSVVFLALKEKKSKTGLFMLIGIMVVLGSTAHDILYDLQFIRGFDRLIAPFGLTIFLLFQAVIIAVKNQRAYNLSEKLSNELEILVEERTNELKNSLKLIRQDLNFASRIQNKLMSVHIKKIDSYQIETMYIPMEVVGGDLFDISQMENGKIRILIADATGHGVQAAMITMLIISEYKALKENFDSPSMLLNVMNNIFISKYINLNYFFTCFLVDIDKINNTIRYASAGHPTQILIKQSEIVTLSKTGNLPGLRNNSIYMEKEENFFPGDKLLLFTDGLFEQFNSFNTEFTPPHY